The sequence aaaattcatactcatttacgctgttttggttcacgttttatgcCGAAATCCGCCCGAGACAGCGCCTGTGGCGATTTTCATGCCGTAATTCGAGACCCATTTGTCGTTACGAAACAGATCGATGATTTACGATAAAatttgtactcatttacgctgttttggttcacgttttacgctaaaatccacccgatccagaacccgcgcacgatcgggtgcacacgatttttacgccgtaattttaggctccgtttgctgttacaaaacagatataggaattacgctaaatttcgtactcatttacgctattttagctcacgttttacgctggaatccgcctgagccagaacccgcgcacgatcggctgcatgcgatttttacgccgtaattttaggccccgtttgctgttacaaaacagatataagatttacgctaaatttcgtactcatttacgctgttttaggtcacgttttacgctgcaatccgctcgagccagaaccagaaccaGAACCAGAACCAGATCGAGCGCGCGTAGATATACCTGACTGGGGCTTCccatactaatggaagcccagggctcccattACCATCACCCTATATAgggtaggtataacgggagccctgggcttccaatagttaaaggaagcccaggccgaccacccctgcaaactggttcaatcagcgcgcccaaacaggctgtcgggtgcgccacctgccccacgtctgttagcgcaaaaaaaggaatgcatgcatgagtcaaacacgatccaatgtatgcgcataaatttaggaaagatatgtgcggtagtttctgtttttaaaatcctttatttcctccataaatttaggatcgctgcaacagccatgcagctagacgcgtaaggaccattttatgatatatactgagactaaatatgctacactgtgttaataattatgcaattcgatatactgcgtaaaaatctgttaccagctgcatgcacacgaatttatgataaaaataatgtgcaatgaaaggaaatgaattacacgcatagaaacaaaaaatcgtatttaatgttttatttccttcataaatataagatccctccaacagccatgcagctaaaacacattaaatctagtttatgatatatactgatacaaattatactacatggtgtaggtatttatgcaattcgttacactgcgtaaaaaatctggcatgttgtttactggtggacgcacctccgggttggagcgtaataaccttaagttttgagcataaaatccctcaattataaacgtatataccgagccaatgtgagaggttgatagctctagtaggttgttattacgatcctatttttatggcagatccgaaaaacatgccagtcgcatgcatgcggttatacagatcctaaaattatggcaaaatgcatgcatgagtcaatcacgttcccttgcatgcgcgtaaatttaggaaagatatgtgtggcggtttctatttcaaatgctttatttcctccataaatttaggatcgctgaaacagacatgcaactaaaactcgtaatgaccattttatgctatatgctgatactaaatatgctacactgtgtagataattatgcaattcggtatactgcgtaaaaatctgctacaggctgcatgcacacgaatttatgatggaaagaatatgcaatgaaaggaaatgaattgcatgcatagaaacaaaaaatcacatttaatgttttatttccttcataaatataggatccctccaacagccatgcaactaaacgcattagaactagtttataatgtatactgaaacaaattatactacacggtgtaggtatttatgcaattccttacactgcgtaaaaaatctggcatgttgttcactggtggacgcatctccgggtggagcgtaaaaaccttaagctttgagcataaaatccctcaattataagcgtaaataccgagtcaattagaggttgatagctttagtaggttgttattacgatcctatttttatgacagatccgaaaaacatggcagccgcatgcatgcggtttctatttttatacagatccaaaaattatggcaaaatcgtgggagtttccattgcatgcgcgcaaattaagaacaacataaattaaggaattgcctttcaaatgtgcatgcagtaaactgatatacgaactctgtgttaaagcataaaaacatacagtttttagcgtaaataatacatgtggtaggcataaaacacaataaacgaaaagaaaaatgcgccggatcagagatgtcacgcgcgatcatcgctgcgcgcatctcgccccttccgtgacgtcgctcgctcgaacatcgcgcctcatgcgtcgccgtcgctactcgcacgtcgacgggcgtcgcttgctcgccggccttggaagtgccacctcctcggggcttcggggacgccgccgcttgcctgcacaagggcctcgctgcggatcgaggaacctccgccaccgcgcgtcgaggtaatggagttgcggccaccggcctgggaatcgccgccaccgcacaagggcgctgccaccgctcgccctctggatcgggggccaCCACCGCCGGCCTGGAAACCACCGCCACCGCATAagggcgctgccgccgccgctcgccctctggatcgggggccgccaccgtcggcctgggaaccgccgccaccgccggcctggcaaccgtcgctaatgaatcgagatggggcgtaaaaactgatccctagcactacggattttcttttatagacgtctggacctggtccggctcgaccggattgcactgtctggcctgggcttccaataactaaagaaAGCCCAGggggctcctaatatacaatctatatatatatagtatatgtatttagagccctAGGCTCTATTTAACTATAAGAAGCCCCGACCACGTACCGACCAGGTGCGCGACCGCACCGGACCCTTTTTGGCTTATTGTACCTAACTGCTTACGCCAAaatataatacgagttatgctgatgtgtgtatcagtttatgcaaatatagtctgcgcatattacgtgcatcgggcccacgatccggcccacgccaccactataaaaacacccccacgccgccaggaattaggttttagcggcggcgaCGGTTCTCTAgggcgtgcgagcggcggtgatcctgggggccagcagcggtgtcacctcgaggcaggcgaccgacggcggcgctccaccaggaacgagcgacaacgacgctccgaggcaggcgagcaagcggtgacggcgctcttgaagcggacggacgacggcagcgcaccctaggcccggtgacaacggcggttgtcccgtccgtctctgcgatggccaccgccaccgccgctccAGCATCTGTGGCGCGACGACGGATCTGGGGACACGCTCGCGACGGTGGATCCCTGAGGCGCGACGGCGGATCTGGGGACACGCTCGCGATGGCGGATTCCTGTGGCGCGACGGCGAATCTAGGGACACGCTGCGGCATCGGATCCCGAGGGCACGCACGCGGCTGCAGCCCCATGAGGTGCGCACGACGGCGATGTGCCAGCGGTCGCGACGGCGGATTTCCCTAGGCGCTAGCGACGACGGCATCCTCCCCTAGGCACGAAGTGGTGGCGCATCCCAGATGCGAGGCGCTGGTTCCGCAGGAcggcgatcctatttttatgctattttgtatacatatttatgccaatgtCAATAGGATTTTATGACCTATATTTCAGTTCATGGATCCGCTTCCATCTATTTTGTCTGTTTCTGATATTTCTATCcatttacgctaaaatttatactcatttacgctgttttggttcacgatttacacttaaatccgctcgagccagaacccgcgcacgatttttacgccgtaatttgtcCCCATTTGCCGTTACAAAATCAATtgatgatttacgctaaaattcatactcatttacgctgttttggttcacgttttatgcCGAAATCCGCCCGAGACAGCGCCTGTGGCGATTTTCATGCCGTAATTCGAGACCCATTTGTCGTTACGAAACAGATCGATGATTTACGATAAAatttgtactcatttacgctgttttggttcacgttttacgctaaaatccacccgatccagaacccgcgcacgatcgggtgcacacgatttttacgccgtaattttaggctccgtttgctgttacaaaacagatataggaattacgctaaatttcgtactcatttacgctattttagctcacgttttacgctggaatccgcctgagccagaacccgcgcacgatcggctgcatgcgatttttacgccgtaattttaggccccgtttgctgttacaaaacagatataagatttacgctaaatttcgtactcatttacgctgttttaggtcACGTTTTACGCTGCAATCCGCTCGAGCCAGAACCAGATCGAGCGCGCGTAGATATACCTGACTGGGGCTTCccatactaatggaagcccagggctcccattaccatcaccctatatatatatatatatatatatatatatatatatatatatatatatatatatatatatatatatatatatatatatatatatatatatatatatatatatatatatatatatatatatatatatatatatatatatatatatatatatatcgccaCTCGTTTAATTAAAAGTTAAAACGATTACTACTTTAAAACAGAGGGAGTATAATAGTTGATACCGAACGTTTCGACTCCAACATAATCAATACCGGTTGTAACGTCTGTGGGTCGATATGATGCAATGTAAGACGTAGGTATGCACGTACGATGCACCCCAGTCTGAGAAGGAAGATGAAGTGCATGATCCCTACCCTTCTCTGAAACATCATCGTCTACAAGTGGGGCCAGCTATGAAGGACAGTGTGAATCAAGGTATGTTTCACGGCTACAAACGGACAGCAGTTTGAGATGTGGCTTCATTCCTGTTGGCATGTTAGTGTTAGGTAAACTCTCTCACTCTAGAGAGACGCAATTTAAAGACAGTCCGTTATTACGACGCCGACTTCGCCGAATCTGCGGTGTGACTCAGGGATCGCCCTGATAGTCAATGCGACGACGATGCCTGAACATGTGTATACATACATTTACTAGACCATAATGCATATAATACAAATAACACACTCCTTTCTTTTCCTCGATATCCTCTTTGCACCTATACTATCCCCAACAGATTACTCATCTTATCTCACCTCCACctccttttttttaaaaaaaaaaaactTCACTCTGGAACAGTCTATAATACAAAACGACTGTATGCACAATGAGCCCAATCCCAGACAACCGAGTGCTGGTTATCTCGAAAGCCGGAGAAAGACCTGAAAGGGACTTGCAATATGTACAAGTCAGCAGATTAGGTATCTGATTCCACAACGCGTGAAGCATACGTCTCAGCGACCCGTCTGTAGCAGCACGGGGGAATGTTGACTCATCTCAACAGAAAAAAGGTACCACAGGAAACACCACCCATATAATGTGaccaaacaaacaaaaataaaaatcCATATACGGCACCAGATACGCATCAGGACCATGTGCATGCAAAGACCCTGAAGAAACATATCAAGTGCAAATTTCAGACGAACAAGAACGTTCCAGAGGGGGAAACCACCACCACTTACTCCGCGAGACGGAAAAAAAATGTACCCTCATATATGTACCAAACCACAGAGACCAAGAGTATAGAGCTATATACGCAGgctgaaatatatatatatatatatatatatatatatacagcgCGAAAGCAACGAGCAGTCCAACACAACACACACCACCCTTATTCCCCCCCTGATCACACACAGCCACGGCGGCAGCACTAGCAGGAGTAGTGCGGGTGGTGCATGGACCTCTTCATCTTGTCGAGGATCCCGGCGGCCTTGCGCCGCGCCCTCGACGTGCCGTTCCGCGCGAGCCAGCCCAGGGACCCGTTCAGCTTCTCGTGCTCGGCGACCTCCCGCAGCCTGGTGCGGTCGTACACGCAGACCGCGAAGAGCACGGCCGCCGCGTTCTCCTTGTTGCGCTTGCACGGGTCGTCCTTCACGACGTGGAGCATGGAGGCCACGCCGCCCGTCTCGCCGACCTCCTCCACCGCCTCGTGGTCGCCCGACAGCAGCGCGAGGACGGCCAGAGACTCGTCCACCAGCGAGCCGGAGCCAGAGCCGTCCCCGGCGCAGGCGACGGCCCTCAGCGTCACGTCGACGGCCCCGCTCTTGGTGGCCCGCGACTTGTTCTCGTGCAGCGTGCACAGGTTGAAGATGGCCGAGGCCGCGTCTTTCCTCGCTGCCGTGCTGCCGTGCTCGAGGAGCTCCACCAGCGGCCTCATCGCGCCGAGCTCGCCGATCCTCGCCTTGTTGCCGTCCAGCGCGGATAGGCTGAagatggcggcggcggcgttgCTCCGGGCCTCCATGGTTCCTGACTGTAAGGCCTTGATCAGGAACGGGACTGCCAGTGGGTCGTCTCCAATGATCTTCTTGTTGCTCTCGTGGATAGAGAGATTAAGGATAGCTGTCACCGTATCCTCCACAACTTCTGCACTGTTTTCTAGCTCTGGGCTGGACGCTACGGAAATCATCTGCGAGATTGAATCCGGTCTCTCTCCTATCGCTGCTCTTAGTGAACTGTTGCACTTAGTCCGCAGCCTGAGCTCTTTAATGGCTTCCCTCTGCTCAGACAGGTCTGACGACGACGATACGATCCTCTCAAACAGTTTACGAAATGTCTCCCGCTCATTGTTTGTAACCAGATCTTCATCTTGGTTCTCAACCGGTGGCAGAGTGATCCCGTTGTCTGTGCACCACTGTGAGATCATGCTTCTCACAAGGTGGTTCGGGGTGATAATTGTGTTCGAAAGGACTTGTTGAGTCTGTGGGCATGTCCGGTTTCCAGCGCTTAACCATTCTTGAATGAAACGACGATCATACGTCTGCACAAGGAGTAGAATAGTTATGCCAAGCTCATGCCACAGAAATTTATGACAATTCAGCAGTAAAGAAAGCAATTACTTATGAAAACAGTTTTATAACTCATAAACTACATGACTTTGTGTAAGTACACAGAGAAGTAAACACTTGTATGAAGCACATTGACTGATCTGTTACTTTTCGCAACCATTATGCTAAGCCAATACACCATTTTGGATTCATGCAAAACAAGAGAATTCATGAATGCGTCAATATATACACAACGTCAACATCAGGGACCACACAAAGTAGGGGTTAGTTATAATGAGAATATAGTTAAATCACATCACCCATTCAGGCACAATGATGAATATGGGACGCACAGTGATGAATATAGGCCCTCGGCCAGGAAGATGAATAAAGCTGGTATACCAGCAATTTTATTCAAGAAGAATCTAAATTAACCTATTTCTCCTTAAGAGAAATGTCAGGCAGGGTCATACCAACATTTTCGTGCAAAATCGCTGCAAACAAAAGCCTCAATCATATTTATTATTTGAACACAACTGGGTGGTGCAGGGCTAATTAAAATTCGAATTAAAGGCTAATTAAAATTTGAGTTAAACTTGTCACGTCGTTTGTAGGAAAACATAGCATGCTTTTCCTTTCCCTGAAAGTAGGAATAAATTCTGAACAGGACACGCGAACAAAGGCAGGACCAAGTCAACACAGAAGAGATAGTATGGGGTACAGCACATCTCCATAGGGACAGGCAATTGAGGTGATAAAACTCTAGTATCCAAAACCAGTTAACTTTTGTGATGAGCAGCTTTATTCCCTCTCCATTCCATTATTACAAGATAATTCATCCATTGTGCAAATTTATATAAAAACAACTTTTTTTTAATTCAGCATAATATATATACAGTTACATGTTGACTCGCTCCCTTCCATTAACTTTTAATGATGTAACACTTTCACTTGGTGCGATCAAGCAATTGAAACAAGAATCAAGGAAAACCAGGAAAGAGATAGTTGTGACACGAACCAAGAAGAACAGCTCGGAAAGTCTTAGCAAACAAGGACGAGTCATCAATACAGCGGACCAAAAATAGCTAAAAGGTTGGTTCAATTGATGCGGTGCTCACATCATACTGACGGAATGATGCAAGCATAACCCCAAGGCCATAAAAGCTGAATCTTTTCATGATTTGTCCATGCTGAGAACAGGGGAACGGCAAGTGAACATGGCAATAAACTCGAGTCACATGCACTGTCCAACATGAGGGGCGTAAGACGGTCAAAGTGACAGCACCCATCTGAAATCACGTAATAATAAATCCCCGCACCATAAAATCCGGGTCTCGTGTTGCAGTACGCAACATCATCCGTGGAAAGAGAGCGGAAGCGCACGCGGTTGCGTGGCGAAGAGGAAGAATCACCATATGGGCTCATTTCTATTTATCCTACTTGCATGGAGAAAAGTAAAAGAGAACTGTGCAACGACAATTCCAGCAACAGGTATGGAACACTTATTCAATCAGGAATCGTAATTTTACTAGAGCTAGCAAGTAGTTAAATAGGAGTAATTAAGAACAGCACAGAAAATTATCGTACTCTGTCGTCAGTAAGAACAGTCTATTTTATCTCATGACTGAAGAATAATAACCCACCAATAATCGATCGACAAAAGCAACAGTATCGCCGAAAGAGAAAGTTGTAACAAATGGAAAAGTAAAAAACTAGTAGACGGAATTTTTTTAAAACACTGCTCAGCAGCCGCAGTCACATCACGGGGGAGCGGCGAATCACGAGTATAAAGTAGCAGATATGAAGAAAAAAAAATCTAGACTGAAATAAAGGGAGCACAAACAAAACTGTCGGAGGCTCGAAAGGGACAGGTGGCTGTATCATCAGAATTCAGAAGCTTCTGGCACACCACAAAATAAATTTAGCTGTGTGTGGAGGTTCAGACGTCGCAGCAGCGCTAGCGCAGAGAAGGATGAGGACACGAGAGAAGGAGCAATCAAAAGCACTTGCGCCGGGAAGGGTAGGTAAATTATATAGGCGCTAAAAGGAAATTCGAAATCCGTCCCGTCGTCGTCGATCACTCTATTACTTATAGAAAATAATAAAATCGCACTTCAATTATGTTCTTAAAAAATCGTACTAATAGGCAGGCTAAAACTCAGCTTGTGCTTCCACAAACGTCGCAGTTACCAACAGGCTGAGAAACGGCAATTTCACGCTGGTAAAATAAAAAAACCCAGCGAGCAAAAAGCAAGGACCAAGCCACGGAGAAGGCAAGGGAAGGCGATGTGGCGGAAATATTTGCAATCTCGCCACCCAAGTGTTGACACTTTGCTATTATACCCTCTATGCCTATGATTTGTGGACTACCTGGCCGGAGGCGAGGACGACGGGATCCCTCATGATCTCTGAGGAGATGGGGCAAAGGAAGTGCTCCGGCACGGCGGCCTCCGTGCTGCGCTTGTTCTCCCGGCCGTCGCCGGTCCTGTCCTTGCGGGGGCCAAGCTCGGCGTCCCTGAGCTTGGCGAGCGCCTCTGCAGCCTCGTCGAAGGCCTCGGCGTCGGCGCTCCCGGCCGCCACCGCGGCCACCAGGCGCCTCAGCCGGCGCCGCATCGCCGCCGCCTCCTCTGCCGAGGCCACCGGCGTCGGCTTCGCCATCCCCCACCTCTCCGCTAGCCTACAGTATTGAACGCTGCTAGAGCTGAGGCCCTGCGGTCGCGGCCGAGCATGGAGGCGGCGGCCGCCTCGTAGGAGGTGGAGATGAAGGGGATGAAGCGGTGGCGGtggagaggagggaggggagagagaggaatgGGGCCAGGAGGGCTGGCGGATGGGTGTGCTGGTGGGTTACAGAGGAAGGAAGAGCCTAACCGGCGGGTTTATGCGACAGTGGGACCCGCGTGGGCACGTTTAGCCCCGTGATTGATTTGGTTTCGAGCGGCGGGGCCACCGGGTTTGGGCTGACGTGTGCGCGACAGCTGGACCAGTTTTAATTTTATTATTAAATTATATAATTACAAAATCTATATGCTTCTAACTATAATCTATATCCTAAAATAAATTAATTTCCCCAAATCTTAAAGTCAAACTTTCTTAATTAATAAATTTTATAGAAAATAATAACATGGTGTATGAAATCAAATAAGAtatatacatatttatatatTAGGTGTATCTAGTGATATCAATTTAGTGCCACATATATTAATGTTTTCCCATGAAATTAGTTAAATTTAAACATTTAAGCTTAAAACAACTTTGGAGGTAATAAAACCACACCAATAATACATGTACTCTAGATACATATGCTATAATAAATACGTTATATTACATTATATGGCCAATTTTGTTATTGATTTTGGGCGTCACATTTACATTTATTTTCTTACACGAGTGATTTTATTATTGACTTTGGGCATCATATATCTCGTATAAAACACTGGTTATTATGGTTCCGCGGTTTTATTATTGTCATGCCTCATCAAGTGATGTGGGTTTTTATCTTCCACATGAGACATAAGAAAACATCAAAGTCTAACATGACATGAAGCCACTCGCAACGCAACGGATAGTATCATCTCGCTAATTGAAGGAAGACGAGAGACCGAGCGAACTATAAAAAATACATTTCTCGATCTTTTAGCTAAGATAAAGTGCATTTCTCGGTTTTTTCGAGATTACTAACTCATGGAGTACTACTAGCTAGTCTCAATAGGAGCCCTGATCTTCAACATTCATATTGATTAGTTCCATGTCACCTCTTTGTGGATTAAATAGTTCCTTAGATTTGTTGGTAACCCAAAAGGTGCACTTTCAACTGAAATTTCTACTTGATGCTTTGATGTTGCATAGCATAAatggcacacttcttcaactacATGTTAATAGTTTCTGCCATCTCAGTTACTGATTAAAATTTCTCTGGTGCAGACGTGCAGTGGAATTAGCAACGAGGAAAAGGACCACCTTCAGATTTTTTTCTAAACCTATGTGACACAACACCAAAAAAACAAAACTTCCTACATTCAACTAACTTTCTAGGGCTTTCTAAAGAACTCGTACGAAGTAAATAACTTCTGATGACAATTGTTGTCTCTCGGAAATAAAGGCAACTTCCGAAGACTAGGAAGAGAGCTCTTGGAAATGAAGAAAACTTCTGACGGCTAGAAATGTTGTTCTCGGAAGTTAAGGCATCTCCCAGGCGCGTCCGTTCAACTCTTAGaagttagggtctgtttggttgggctgtggctgttaaaaaagttgctgtgggctgtgagctgtgcaaAAAGCCgctgtaggctgtaagctgttaaaaagctaaaaaccgttaaAACCCGTTTGG is a genomic window of Zea mays cultivar B73 chromosome 5, Zm-B73-REFERENCE-NAM-5.0, whole genome shotgun sequence containing:
- the LOC100284415 gene encoding U-box domain-containing protein 9 → MAKPTPVASAEEAAAMRRRLRRLVAAVAAGSADAEAFDEAAEALAKLRDAELGPRKDRTGDGRENKRSTEAAVPEHFLCPISSEIMRDPVVLASGQTYDRRFIQEWLSAGNRTCPQTQQVLSNTIITPNHLVRSMISQWCTDNGITLPPVENQDEDLVTNNERETFRKLFERIVSSSSDLSEQREAIKELRLRTKCNSSLRAAIGERPDSISQMISVASSPELENSAEVVEDTVTAILNLSIHESNKKIIGDDPLAVPFLIKALQSGTMEARSNAAAAIFSLSALDGNKARIGELGAMRPLVELLEHGSTAARKDAASAIFNLCTLHENKSRATKSGAVDVTLRAVACAGDGSGSGSLVDESLAVLALLSGDHEAVEEVGETGGVASMLHVVKDDPCKRNKENAAAVLFAVCVYDRTRLREVAEHEKLNGSLGWLARNGTSRARRKAAGILDKMKRSMHHPHYSC